The following is a genomic window from Candidatus Marinimicrobia bacterium CG08_land_8_20_14_0_20_45_22.
GCATTTATAAACGCGACGCCCCATCCGGTATTTGCCGTTACAATAGACCGACCATCCGGGATCGACTGTTTTATTCTCAAGCGCTGAAAGAATTGCAATAATTTTGAAAGTCGAGCCGGGCGGATAAGTTCCTTGAATAACACGGTCATATAAAGGGCGATCCGGATTCGTAATCAAATCCCGCCACACGTCCGCTTTGACTGTTCCCGAAAAAAGTCCCGGCGCATAGTCCGGTTTGCTGACGTATGTTAAGATTTCGCCCGTCAGCGCATTCATTACGACAACGGAACCGCGTCTTTCTCCAATCAGCGATTCGGCATAAATTTGCAAATCCAGATCGATCGTCAAATACAAATCGTTACCAGGGATAGGCAAAACTTTCTCCCTGTTCATCAGCGTTCCAACTTCTCTGCCCAAAACATCAACTTGAATATAGTTGTAACCACGGGTTCCCCGCAAAATTGGTTCATATTCCCGCTCGATACCTTTCCATCCAATCAAATCACCTTGTTTATATCCGAATTGTTTGATGTTTTTCAAGTCTTGTTTGTTGATTTCCCGTAAATATCCAATAACCTGAGACAAATTGGCTTTCGATGTAAATGAACGGACTGGTTTCGTGGAATACAACACTCCCGGCAAATCAACGCGATGTTCTTCCAAATAGGTTAAAGTTTTAAAATCAACATCATCTGCAACTTTAGCCGGGACAAAAAGACCGCGTGAATGCCGCTTGATGCGCCTGTCCAATTCATCCTGAGAAATGTTCAGAAGACTCGTCAGCGTCTCATAAGTCTCCTTGGATTGATTCGCTTCGTACGGAATGACATTGACATTGTACTGGGATTTGTTTTCAACGATGATCTGTCCTTTTCGGTCTAAAATCGCACCGCGCGGCGCTTCGAGTGGAATGATACGGATTCGATTGGATTCCGCGATTCCCTTGAACCGGCTATATTCGGCAATCTGAATGTAATAGAGCCGCCAGAAAATGATAAAAAAAACAGCCGTCACTATTCCAAGCATAAAATTCTTCCTGGGGACAGATATATTATTCTGAGAATAAAACATACTCAGTCATTTCCGGAAGAGATAAAATAATCGATCAAAACATAAAAAATGAGCGTATAAAGCGTCGAAGGCAAAACAAATCGAAGAATGATAAAATAAAAGGAGAATTCCGTTCCCTTATAGTTGATAAGATAGAAAATGACATAGGAAAACAGAATAATAGCCACGTGAACCGCATGATAATAAAACGGATATAGTCTATTACGCTGGTTTTTCATACAACCAGAAAAAAATCCAACACATGTTTTAATCAACGCCGAAAGCCCCAAAAATGAGCCCATTCCCAGCGCATCGACGAGCAAGCCGATGATAAAACCGTATGTCTGGCCAACCATCCGCCCCTCGGTTCTGCCGATAAACATTACGACGAGTAGTATGAAATCCGGGCGAATCTCACGGATTGTCATCCAGGGTACAAAAAGAACTTGAATGAGAATAGCAATTAGGCTAAATAGGATTATATTTGTCAGTTTTCGTAACATGAATTGGATAGAATAACGAAGACTTCCTCGATCTCGTTGATGTTGACGCTTGGTTTGACTGTCACCGTTTGAAACAGTGCGTTGTCCGATGATTTCGTTTCCACCACTTCGCCAATGCAAATATTAGGCGGGTAAATCTGACTATAGCCCGATGTCACGACTTTTTCCCCCTGTACGATGCTCACGGTCTTTGGAACTTCATTAACTTCGGCGTAACCATTCGGGTTCCATTGCATGATTCCAAAAACGCGCGAATCCTGAAACTTGACACTAATTCTGAAATTGACGTCTAAAAAAATCTGCACAAGGGTTGTCTTTTCCCCAACTGAAACCGTTTTCCCGACGATTCCCTTTAGAGAAATTACTGCCATATCAGGCTTGACGCCCTGCATTTTTCCGATATTTATCAAAATGGAATTACAAATAGGTGAAATGCCAAGATTCAGCACTTTGGCGGGAACAACGACCAACTGTGTCGTATCCATAAATCCGAGATTGTTACGCAAGCGTTGATTTTCCAGCCATGCTTCTTTCATTTGAACATTCAAAAGCGTCAGTTGGAGATTTTCCTCTTTTAACTTTGCATTTTCCTCAACGACATTTGATAGATCGTTGATCCAAATGTTTGGAAGATTGATAAACGAGAGAACGTTTGACACATCGCCCTGAAGCGACCTGACTTGCGGATTTTCATTTAATAGCAGAACAACAAATGAAATCCCAATTAAAAAAAGAAACAGGATATATTCATAAAAAGAAACGATGAGATTGAGAAATTTTTCCCACATTCAGGTTAAAACAAAACTTCTCTGAATTTCTCAATATTCTCAATAACGATTCCAGCTCCCTTGACAACAGATAACAACGGTTCCTCGGCGACATTTACGGGCAGGTCAGTTTCGACGCGGATTCGTTGGTCTAAGCCCTTGAGCAATGCTCCGCCGCCCGTTAGAATAATTCCTCTGTCGAGAATATCGGAGGAGAGTTCCGGCGGCGTTTGTTCCAGCGCTTGCTTAATGGCTTGGACGATCAGATCGATCGTATCTTTCAAACATTCCCGAATTTCGACAGATGAAACTTCGATCGTTTTCGGAATTCCTGCGATAAGACTTCGACCTTTGACACTAATCGTTGTATCATTTATCGGCATTGCTGAACCGATCGTACATTTGATCGTTTCCGCGGTGCGCTCACCAATCAGCAGATTGTGTTCGCTCTTGAAATATTGAATAATTGCCTCGTCCATCTCGTCACCGGCAACTCGAATCGCTTGTTTGGTGACAATACCATTCAGTGCGATTACTGCGATTTCCGTTGTGCCTCCTCCAATATCGACAACAATGTTTCCGACCGGTTTGGAAATGTCGATTCCGATTCCAATGGCGGCGGCGACCGGCTCTTCAATTAAATAGATTTCACGAGCATTAGCGCGGTCGGCGGAGTCACGAACGGCGCGCTTTTCGACTTCGGTAATTCCGGACGGTATGGCAATGATCATACGCGGACGGGCAATGCGGCTTAGATTGATTTTCCGGATAAAACCACGAATCATGCTGTCAGTCATTTCAAAGTCCGCAATCACGCCGTCTCGAAGAGGACGAACCGTGACAATGTCACGATGGGTTTTCCCAAGCATTTCTTTGGCATCATTTCCAACGGCAACGACTTCGCCGTCATGCGACGACCGTGCAACGATAGATGGCTCGTTAAGTACGACGCCGCGCCCTTTCATGTAAATCAGCGTATTAGCGGTGCCAAGATCAATGGCGACATCGCCTGTTAAAAAATTAAAAAACTTAAATGGCATGATATCTCCAAGCGTTAATGTTTAAAAACTCGTTTCCCCGTAAAAATCATAAACATCCCGTGTTCGTTGCAAGCATCAATGACTTCCTGATCGTGAATACTTCCTCCGGGCTGAATGATTCCAGCAATTCCATATCGTGACGCCAGGTCGGCTGAATCCCGAAACGGAAAAAAAGCATCCGAAGCCAGCGTAGAACCGGTAGCGGAAAGCCCCGCTTCTTCAGCTTTGCCGATAGAAATTTTTAATGATTCAATCCGCGACATTTGTCCAGCACCGATGCCGACCGTTCCCGACTCGTCGCAAAGAACGATTGCATTCGATTTCACATGCCGGACGAGTTTCCAGCCAAGGCGGATCGACGCCATGGTCTGTGTCGGCGGTTTGGTCTCGGTGACGACTCGCCATGCGGCTTCATTTTCATCGGCGATCTGAATCGCCTGCGTGACAAGTCCACGACCAAAATTCCGAAACTCCCATTCACATTGCAAATCGGCTTGAATCGGGACCAATAATCGTAAATTCTTCTTTTTACTTAAAACTCCAAGCGCCTTTTTAGAATATGACGGTGCGACAATACATTCTAAAAATGTTTTTACCAATTCTTCAGCGAGATTCTCATCGATCGACTGGTTGACGCCGACGATTCCCCCAAAATAGCTGACCGGATCAGTCTGAACGGCGCGTTTGTAAGCGTCCGAAAGCGTATGACCTAATCCAAAACCGCATGGATTCGTATGTTTGACGATGGCACAAGCGGGCGTTGAAACATCAAAATCCGAAATGATACGATAGACCGCCATACAATCGATGTAGTTGTTATACGAGATTTCCTTTCCCTGAAGTTGATGAAAGGCTTCCCAGTTCGGATTGCCGGTTGGCGCATAGATCGCCGCCGCCTGATCCGGATTCTCGCCATAGCGTAGCGAACGCAACTTTGCAAAATCCAGCATCAAACGCGAAGGCGCAGACGAAGGCTTTTCCCCCTGAAAAAAATCAGCGATTTCCGCATCATACCGAGCGGTTCCAGCAAATACTTCTGCGGCGAGTGATCGGCGATACTCCGTCGTAATTTCATTCTTTTCCAACCGCTCGCGAAATTCATCATATTGATTCGGACGGGAAAGGACGACGACATTATGATAATTCTTCGAAGCGGCGCGAATCATACTCGGACCTCCGACATCGATCATCTCGACGATTTGATCAGGAGTTTTCTCCACGGAGTGATAAGTTTCCGAAAAAGGATAGAGATTGACAACGACCATTTGAAATGGTTGAACGGATGCCGATTCAAGATCGGCGACATGCGACGGGTCGCGTACATCAGCCAGAATACCAGCAAATACCGCTGGATGAAGGGTTTTTACTCTACCGCCAAGTATTTCCGGAAAATGCGTCAATTCTTCAATTTTCGTGACACGAATTCCAGCTTCTTTTAGCTTGGTAAAGGTGCCGCCAGTCGAAAATATTTCTATCCCACGGGATTCTAGTAACTGGGAAAGTGGGAGGATTCCAGTCTTGTCCCAAACACTAATAATCGCCCGATGGATTTTAAATTCGTTCATTCTCGATTTCGATCCTTCCGTTTAAATGTTTGATTCGCCCTTCACAAAAAGCCTTAATTACCATTGGATAAACCCGATGTTCGACCGCCAGCACGCGTTGAGCCAAAGATTCCAATGTATCGTCAGAACGAACATCAACTTTCTCTTGCCAAATAATCGAGCCTGTGTCATAGTGTTCGTCTACAAAATGAATCGTCACACCGGTGGTCTTAACACCAGAAGCCAGAACGGATTCATGGACTTTCATTCCAAAATAACCTGGTCCGCCAAAATTCGGCAAAAGAGCCGGATGAATATTGATCATCGCGTTTTTATAACGATTGACGACCGGCGCCGGCACGAGTTTTAGAAAACCAGATAAAACGACCAAATCCGTTTCATACCTTGTTAACACAGAAAGTAAAAAATCGGCGTATTCGCTTCCGTCGGAAAATTGTTTCCGATTGATCCAATGTGCTGGAATGCCAGCGGAAGAAGCAATGGAAAAAACCTGCGGCTGAGGATTGTCACTGATCACGCAGACCACTTTCGCAGGAATGTACCCGCTTCGTATGTGTTCCAAGATTGATGAAAAATTCGATCCACGCCCCGAAGCAAAAATTGCTAACCGTTTCAAAATGACTGTTTTCTTCCTCAGTTAAAATAACACGTAAATTTATATATTTAAATAAGGATAAGCAATTAGTCGGAAAGAAATATCGAAGAATTATTTTTTTAGCACAGATGGACAGATTTCACGGACTTTCCGCAATAACTCTTCCAGTTTCTCTTCATCTTCGAAAATGTTAAAATTATCTGTCTCGACAATCAAAATCCGGTTGCGCTTCGATTCTTCACGAATCCACCGTTCATAAGAGAGATTTAACATGTAAATATATTCCGGAGAAATTTCACGTTCAAAATCACGACTGCGTCTTTTAATTCGCGTGATAAGCGTATCGACAGTCGCGCGAAGATACAGAATCAAGTCGGGCTTCTTCAAATAGGAAGTCATGATGTCGAAAAGCGAGCGGTAATTATCCCAATCGCGTTGACTCATATTTCCCATTTCGTAAAGATTGCGGGCGAAAATTTCGACATCTTCATAAATCGTCCGATCTTGAATGGCAGAACCCGGCGCATCGGTCATCTCTTTATGCGTCCGAAAACGATGAGAAAGAAAATAAACTTGAAGATTGAAACTCCACCGCTTCATGTTCTCGTAAAAATCTTCGAGATATGGATTATCAATGACGGATTCATAATAGGCGCGCCAGCCGAATCGCTTGGCAATGATATCCGTCATCGTCGTTTTCCCAACGCCGATGTTACCGGCAATGCCAATGAAATATTTCTTATCTTCCAATATTCGCTTCTCCAAGTAACTTCCGTAAAAAAGTGTCTGTATTTTAACAGGCGCCGTGTGAATTAAAAAAGAAAAATAATCTACGATCAGAAGTCCTGAACGTCATCACCGAATCTCTATCTGACTCTGGTCGCCGACGATAAACCGATTGGTGAACGGTTTAGAATCCGCGTCAACGATCTGAACGTCTTTCCCGAGCAGGCTCGCTTCAATCCGAATTTTCTGATTCCGGATCAAACAGCCACATGAAACGATACTGAACTCGATCTCGGAATTCTCGATCTGACAATTTTTATCGATCGAAGTGTACGGGCCGACATACGAGTTGATGATCTTCGATCCGGCTCCGATGATTGCCGGTCCCCGGACATTACTGTTGTGAATCTCGGCGCCCGGTTCGATCACAACGCGTCCAGCAAGATTGCTATGTGCATCGACCATTCCTTCAATACGTGTCTCAAAACTATCCAACACCAGACGATTCGCTTCCAACAAATCTGCCGGTTTGCCGGTGTCTTTCCACCAACCCGTGATCTCCGAATAGGTCACTTTGAATCCTTTTTCTAATAAATATTGATGCGCATCCGAGATTTCCAATTCACCGCGTGCGCTGGGAGAAATCGCATTGACGGCTTCGAAAATGTTTGAATCATAAATGTATATTCCGGTAACGGCAAAATCGCTCTTCGGTTTACTAGGTTTTTCTTCGATGCTGACAATTTGCCCGTCTTTCAGTTCGGGTACGCCGAAACGTTCCGGGTCTTTCACGCGCGCCAATACTAAATGACAATTGGCGCCCGATTCCCTGAACTCATCAATAAACCGGGCAATTCCACCGACAATAATGTTATCGCCAAGATAAAACACGAAAGGTTCATTTTCGAGAAATGGTTGAGCAATGCGGACGCAATCCGCAAGTCCCGAAGGACGTTCTTGCGGAATGTACGTGATATGAAGCCCCATCTGACTTCCATCTTTATAAACGTCTTCGACCTCCGAACCTTCTTTGTTCGTGATGATACCAACATCCGTGATGCCCGCCTTACGGATATACTCAAGAGCATAATTCAAAATGGGTTTATTGGCAATCGGAATTAGGTGCTTGTTTTGCGTATGAGTAATCGGACGCAGTCTCGTGCCATGTCCGCCTGCCGTGATGAGCGCTTTCATTCTTTTC
Proteins encoded in this region:
- the purH gene encoding bifunctional phosphoribosylaminoimidazolecarboxamide formyltransferase/inosine monophosphate cyclohydrolase (involved in de novo purine biosynthesis), whose amino-acid sequence is MNEFKIHRAIISVWDKTGILPLSQLLESRGIEIFSTGGTFTKLKEAGIRVTKIEELTHFPEILGGRVKTLHPAVFAGILADVRDPSHVADLESASVQPFQMVVVNLYPFSETYHSVEKTPDQIVEMIDVGGPSMIRAASKNYHNVVVLSRPNQYDEFRERLEKNEITTEYRRSLAAEVFAGTARYDAEIADFFQGEKPSSAPSRLMLDFAKLRSLRYGENPDQAAAIYAPTGNPNWEAFHQLQGKEISYNNYIDCMAVYRIISDFDVSTPACAIVKHTNPCGFGLGHTLSDAYKRAVQTDPVSYFGGIVGVNQSIDENLAEELVKTFLECIVAPSYSKKALGVLSKKKNLRLLVPIQADLQCEWEFRNFGRGLVTQAIQIADENEAAWRVVTETKPPTQTMASIRLGWKLVRHVKSNAIVLCDESGTVGIGAGQMSRIESLKISIGKAEEAGLSATGSTLASDAFFPFRDSADLASRYGIAGIIQPGGSIHDQEVIDACNEHGMFMIFTGKRVFKH
- the mrdA gene encoding penicillin-binding protein 2; this translates as MFYSQNNISVPRKNFMLGIVTAVFFIIFWRLYYIQIAEYSRFKGIAESNRIRIIPLEAPRGAILDRKGQIIVENKSQYNVNVIPYEANQSKETYETLTSLLNISQDELDRRIKRHSRGLFVPAKVADDVDFKTLTYLEEHRVDLPGVLYSTKPVRSFTSKANLSQVIGYLREINKQDLKNIKQFGYKQGDLIGWKGIEREYEPILRGTRGYNYIQVDVLGREVGTLMNREKVLPIPGNDLYLTIDLDLQIYAESLIGERRGSVVVMNALTGEILTYVSKPDYAPGLFSGTVKADVWRDLITNPDRPLYDRVIQGTYPPGSTFKIIAILSALENKTVDPGWSVYCNGKYRMGRRVYKCWKKEGHGLMNMHDAIVHSCNVYFYNLIRKIDIDVWSRTASNFGFGSKTDIDLYGESAGTLPDAKFLDKKYYGIGWTDGTKLNLVIGQGDLLVTPIQMVRFAGALATRGKIVQPHLGMKFLSRSNSQFSIFAVPSDTITSYSSETWEFIENAMFDVVESGTGRAAKVKDMKICGKTGTAQNPHGDDHAWFIGWSKPEQGAPLAIVVMIENGGSGGGIAAQIAGKIYHFYYNPSTQQMLADRHGNP
- a CDS encoding deoxynucleoside kinase; this encodes MEDKKYFIGIAGNIGVGKTTMTDIIAKRFGWRAYYESVIDNPYLEDFYENMKRWSFNLQVYFLSHRFRTHKEMTDAPGSAIQDRTIYEDVEIFARNLYEMGNMSQRDWDNYRSLFDIMTSYLKKPDLILYLRATVDTLITRIKRRSRDFEREISPEYIYMLNLSYERWIREESKRNRILIVETDNFNIFEDEEKLEELLRKVREICPSVLKK
- the mreC gene encoding rod shape-determining protein MreC, which produces MWEKFLNLIVSFYEYILFLFLIGISFVVLLLNENPQVRSLQGDVSNVLSFINLPNIWINDLSNVVEENAKLKEENLQLTLLNVQMKEAWLENQRLRNNLGFMDTTQLVVVPAKVLNLGISPICNSILINIGKMQGVKPDMAVISLKGIVGKTVSVGEKTTLVQIFLDVNFRISVKFQDSRVFGIMQWNPNGYAEVNEVPKTVSIVQGEKVVTSGYSQIYPPNICIGEVVETKSSDNALFQTVTVKPSVNINEIEEVFVILSNSCYEN
- a CDS encoding phosphoribosylglycinamide formyltransferase, which codes for MRKKTVILKRLAIFASGRGSNFSSILEHIRSGYIPAKVVCVISDNPQPQVFSIASSAGIPAHWINRKQFSDGSEYADFLLSVLTRYETDLVVLSGFLKLVPAPVVNRYKNAMINIHPALLPNFGGPGYFGMKVHESVLASGVKTTGVTIHFVDEHYDTGSIIWQEKVDVRSDDTLESLAQRVLAVEHRVYPMVIKAFCEGRIKHLNGRIEIENERI
- the mreD gene encoding rod shape-determining protein MreD, with amino-acid sequence MLRKLTNIILFSLIAILIQVLFVPWMTIREIRPDFILLVVMFIGRTEGRMVGQTYGFIIGLLVDALGMGSFLGLSALIKTCVGFFSGCMKNQRNRLYPFYYHAVHVAIILFSYVIFYLINYKGTEFSFYFIILRFVLPSTLYTLIFYVLIDYFISSGND
- a CDS encoding glucose-1-phosphate thymidylyltransferase, which encodes MKALITAGGHGTRLRPITHTQNKHLIPIANKPILNYALEYIRKAGITDVGIITNKEGSEVEDVYKDGSQMGLHITYIPQERPSGLADCVRIAQPFLENEPFVFYLGDNIIVGGIARFIDEFRESGANCHLVLARVKDPERFGVPELKDGQIVSIEEKPSKPKSDFAVTGIYIYDSNIFEAVNAISPSARGELEISDAHQYLLEKGFKVTYSEITGWWKDTGKPADLLEANRLVLDSFETRIEGMVDAHSNLAGRVVIEPGAEIHNSNVRGPAIIGAGSKIINSYVGPYTSIDKNCQIENSEIEFSIVSCGCLIRNQKIRIEASLLGKDVQIVDADSKPFTNRFIVGDQSQIEIR
- a CDS encoding rod shape-determining protein (functions in MreBCD complex in some organisms); translated protein: MPFKFFNFLTGDVAIDLGTANTLIYMKGRGVVLNEPSIVARSSHDGEVVAVGNDAKEMLGKTHRDIVTVRPLRDGVIADFEMTDSMIRGFIRKINLSRIARPRMIIAIPSGITEVEKRAVRDSADRANAREIYLIEEPVAAAIGIGIDISKPVGNIVVDIGGGTTEIAVIALNGIVTKQAIRVAGDEMDEAIIQYFKSEHNLLIGERTAETIKCTIGSAMPINDTTISVKGRSLIAGIPKTIEVSSVEIRECLKDTIDLIVQAIKQALEQTPPELSSDILDRGIILTGGGALLKGLDQRIRVETDLPVNVAEEPLLSVVKGAGIVIENIEKFREVLF